TGCATTACAAATGGCAGTACTTTCTATATCAACTACTACGCGGCTTAAAATACGTACACTCTGCAAATGTTTTGCACCGTGATCTGAAACCAAGCAACTTGCTTCTGAACGCAAATTGTGACCTCAAGATTTGCGACTTTGGGCTCGCAAGAACTACATCCGAGACAGATTTCATGACTGAGTATGTCGTGACAAGATGGTATCGAGCCCCTGAATTGTTGCTTAACTGCTCCGAGTATACCGCAGCTATCGATATCTGGTCAGTCGGTTGCATTTTAATGGAAATTGCTTTGCGGGAACCTCTGTTTCCTGGTAAAGATTACGTTCAGCAGTTGGTTCTTATAACCGAGGTAATTGTAATTAGGAGTGTGCAcgtttcggttcggttttaaACCGTTTGGTTTCGGTTTTAGCAATGTTTCGGGTTTTTTTTTGGAACAAATTTACGtaagattcaaaaataaaaagtatcaTCCAAGGTTTAAGAATCTTTCttaaatgtttacatttaagttattatatttaacctttttaattaatattgttcacATGAACCTAgccttctaatctatttttattattctccaaagtttttgttaagacattttattttataatactttgaaaatcattaaatttttatgttaaattttgttatttcttgtaggcaatggttaaatcatttcaaagataaataaacatgctattttttttttataaatacttaacattcaagaatagATTTAATAATTCTTAAATCAatatataaaaaacataaaagttgACTTTTTAACTTACTCGGTtcagttaggtttttttttcggttttcatAAAATCCAAAACCGTAACCAAACCGTAAATTTtggttcgtttttttttttcggATTTTTGTGTGGTTCGGTTTTTTTAGTTCGGTCAAATccgttttttttttggttttttcagTTCGGTTAACCCCTAATTGTAATAGTATTGTCTCTCGAATCATAATTAATGCTGAAAGTCTCCTTAACGTATACAGCTTCTAGGCTCACCGGATGATTCGGATCTTCGATTTCTGAGAAGCGATAATGCGCGAAAGTATGTCAAACAGCTTCCTCACGTCCCAACGAAGACTTTTCAAGAGAAGTTTCCAAATCTATCGCCACTAGTGTTGGATCTTGCAGAGAAGATGTTAGTTTTTGATCCGTCTAAACGCATAAGTGGTAAGCATTCTTATTTTACTACAAAAGTTATCATAAAAAGACAATGTTGGTTCTTGATATCTGATCCAGATTACACTTTCGTAACATGATCTTTAAAGTTGAAGATGCGCTTAATCACCCGTTCTTGCAAAGTTTACACGAGATAAATGAGGAGCCTACTTGTTCGTCGCCTTTTGCGTTTGATTTTGAACAAGCGTCTTTAAGTGAGGAAGATGTTAAGGAACTCATTTGGAAAGAAACTTTGAACTTCAATCCTGATAGTGATAGCGCAGTGGCTGAGTAATCTTGTTTTCGAAATTCTTTGATTTGTCCGTTGAGGTATGATTCATATAGTTTTATTGGAATATATAcgatatttttattaaattagcTAATGTGACACTTTTTTTGTGTGAAGGGAAACAAAGGATATTGATGAAGATGATCTATTCCTTTATGGCAAATCATGAGAATATCACTTAGTGGCTTGTATTTTGTGCATTGAGAGTTGTATATCCATGTGGAGTATATGTGTTCTTGCTTTGGAGATGGTCAGATGGCATAGTCTTGATTGTTCATGTATTTGAACAAGTGGTTTCATAAGCATTggttttgttttgatttaaattTATAAGATATATTTGAAGAGGTGTTTTTGAGATTTTGGCATTGATAAAAGTAAGTTTTTCGTCGCAATTTATAAGTTTTAAAGCAGAATCCAGCTTCGTTTTTATGTATGATCATATACACTGTAGAGTGCCTATTTTTCGATGATCTCTTTTGGATGTATATTTATATTTCAGTGATCTACATGATAGTcatgtttatacaaataataaatcCATCTCGGATGGGCATGAATGGGTCGATTTGGGTTGGTATTAATATTTGGTGTTTTTACCTTCTTACCAGGTTTTAAGTTTGGTTAATAATAGATTAATAGTTAATTAGTTGTATTGCCATGTGTTTGGGTTAGAACTTATGTGTCAATAGAGATGAACAAGAAACCGGTTGGGAACCGACCGCAACTGAAACCGGTTTGGAACCGATTCCATACAAACTGGTTCGGTTTGGTATAGAAATTGTAGGTTTGGGATCAGTTCCCCTTCTCAACGCCAAAAACCAAACCGGTAAGAAAAACCAGTCCATTTATGTAACATAAATGTTATATTATTCAACttttttagaaattttataaaaaaaaccagTTATTTTTATCTTAAATTAGTTCCACaactataaaaaataataaaattcatATTTTATGTTTGCTTTAAAACTTTTTTGTTGTCAACACGGTTCAAATAAGTGCCCTCAAAAACCGGTTTACAAACCGAAATTAAAACTGAACCGAAAACTAATTGAAACCGAACTGAAATCGGTGTTTTAAACCAACAAAACTGGGGCAAAACCGAACCGGTTTGACTTGGAACCGGTCAAAGTCAAAACCTGTTTGTGTTCAGGGAAAAAAACGCTGTAGGTTCATAGTGTTAACATAAAGCAGTAccataaaaattatatataattatcaCATACAATAGAACAATCTTATTAACAATAAAATTTAGTATTCCAGATGTAATACTCTATCTGAATTGAAACGAATAGACGTCACTTTTACATGAGCCAAAGACAATAAATCTGACTAAAACTTGGATTATAAAACTCTTAAATTCCATTTATCATCTAATTCTCTAGGTTCATACTTTTCACTGCCTGCCTGAAAACAGTTATGAATGTTTTGAGCATCACATATTCACATGCATGAATTATGCCTTCTATTATTATAGTTTTCTAAACATAAACGCACAAATACATAACTTTGCATACATTGTAGTAATTTACGTTGGTGAGGGAGGGCGTATTAGAACTTAATGACTTGCTTAGGTTGGCTCCCGTGCTTTCCAAGCGCCTTATCTAATGCTGCGTGGAATTCACTGAAAGGAGTAAGCTCTATGCTGCAAAATCGACAACTTTGAGCATCAATACTAATAAAAGACAAATACATTATACACATCATACGGTCTCTATTTTTTAAGGAAAGATCCACAGAAACACATAAATAAATGGCTTACTCGTATTTCAATTTTCCTTCACGAATTAAGCCCAAAAGGTAATCCACCATTTCTCTAGATGCTTCTGTGTTACCAGAACTTATCCATTTTTGCAACCAAAATCCTTTCAAGGAAAGCTCCTGCAATATAGCTATCGTTAGGATAAACATGCATACATGAAACGACAATTGTATTTGCAAGTATATAttttaaagagtaaaatgccatttccgtccctgaggtttggccagttttgctacttttgtccaaaggtttgttttttcacatctggatccaaaaggtttgaaatcttgtcattttcatccggctcgttaactccatccattttttcttcgttaagtcaggagtatttctgtctttttgttaacttaaagggcaatttacTCTTTCCAGGGGTATTTGGCcttttttacataaagtgaaaaaaaaaaaacgaattgccctttaagttaaccaaaaagatggaaatacccctgacttaacggagaaaaacggatggagttaacgaaccgggtgaaaatgacaagatttcaaaccttttggatccagataagaaaaaacaaacctttggacgaaagtcgcaaaactagctGAACCTCAGGGACAAAATGGCATTTTTACTCTATTTTTCATAATGCATGAAACACATTCATTAAACAGAAAATCAGTGAATGATAAAATTGTTTACATACTTTAAATATGAAGGATGAAGTTGATACGGTTATAGGCTTCTTAGACATGCCGCCGTAAGTCACCATCGTTCCACCCTGCCTGAAACCATTATTAGTGTTCTGAATGAAGGAACACCTTTAGACGGATTAAAATACATATAACCTAACCTCACCTTAAGAACTTGAGAACCAGAGAAGCAGCATTACCGCCAACACAATTTAACCCTAGAGCAGGTTCAGGTACATTATCCTAAAACAAGAATGACAAGTGTCAGAAAgaatatacaaaataaaaacttTAGTCGGTTTCTATTAAGAACATACCAAAAGACTCTTGACATTTTTAACATTCAGCTGGCTCTCAGTATACACTTGATCAGCACCAAGTTTCGTAAGCTTCTCTTTCGCCTCATCTGAGCCGCTCCTACAAGTTAGCAAAATCCATAAAGCAGTTAAAGAAACAGTTCAAAAGATAGACTAATATGGAAGATAGTTTATTGACCTGTCTCTTATAATGTTGATAGTATGAATGCCACGCAGTTTAGCTAGCTGGATGACACATTGCCCAACCATGCTGGTTGCTCCATTTTGCACAATTGCATCCCCTATTCATATTTAGACTAAAATTCATCAGGTAAACGCACATTAGAATTGCAAATTCAGTGTAACCGGAAATTGTAGCACCTGATTTGAGGTCCACGAAGTCCTCCACCATCCTTAAGGCAGTCAACGGGTTAATAGTGACTGTGGCAGCATATTCCACTGGCGTACGTCTATCAAATTTGTGCCAGAAACTTTTATCTCTAACAACATGTGTCTGCCATGCCCCTAAATAAAATACATTTTGCAATTTGTTATCAGCATAGAGTTTATAACATTTGAAGGAAAACCTTATGAAACACTTCACTAAATTCTTTGTATCAAGAAACTATCGTTATCAAAACGTGACATTAGCTATACAACTAACAAAACATTTATATCCAAACTCATGATAGCAAGAGTTTACCAGGTGACGGTGGAGACGCCATAACCAAATCACCCGGAGAAAGACCTTGTACTGCTTCGCCTACAGAGTGGACTTCTCCAACACCCTCATATCCCCCTACGGCAGGAAGCGGCGGCCTCACAGGGTACACACCTACAACACAACATAAAAACCCAATGTACATATATCCAAACAATCATATGATCTTACAGAATTAAAAAACACTCATTAGCAGTGTCTTTGTTCACAGAGACATTTCCACAAACAGGTGGGCTACATGTAATAGATGCGGTAAAGAATCTAGTTGCACGAATGGTGAACCGCTTGAATTTCATACAGCTACAACATATAGTAACAAACTAACAACTAACAACCAAATAAGCGATTAATAGATTAAGCTACAAACCTTCAATTCTGTTAATATCGGACGGATTGATGGGAGACGCGAGCATTTTAACACAGACGTCGTTTGCTTTGATTTCAACCGGTGGAAGTTCGATTATTCTGCATACAGGTTTAAAAAAGTTAGGTTTTGATAATTGAATAATAACAATAGAAGGTAGATGAATAAGAGCGGATATTATTATGTTACTTTGTGACGGTGTCTGGTGGACCGTGGTTGTCGTAGAAGACAGCTTTAGACGGTGGTGACATGAGGGTGGAAAATGCCCTAACCATGCCGGATGTTTTTAGACTGATAAACCTCGCACACGCCATTGATGTCGAGCTCAAACCTCTGTTCAGGGTTTAGTTTGAGTTTTGAGTTTGAGTTTtgagtagggctgtaaacgaaccgaacgaacacgaacaaggtcgtgttcgtgttcgttcgttaaggaaataaatgtgttcacgaacggttcatgaacacttaccgaacgagattttatgttcgtgttcgttcattaaggaaatgagcgtgttcgcgaacggttcacgaacacaaataaatttgacgAAACCGACGAaagataaagatagatggcctagagagtagcactcgaacttgaatccctttcTTGTGtaacggaggtcgatcgtattcgccgatgtaaataataagaaatgaaaaggaaatgatgcataaacaaggcgaaagtaggtttcctaatttaattgttagggtaataaaataaataaaagtttaataatataaaaaaagtacaaataaaatataaggggctgtttggttaCCCTcttaatgaatcattaagaggaAGACCTCTTATTCGGACAGAGGTGGGCTGTTTGGTTATGCCTCTTAATGGgaaatctcttaatgattcagtgCTGAATCATTCAGTTCTACTAACATGCTGAAAGAAAAAATAGACATTAGTTGCCCCTTTCACCTCTGATGCACAAAAAAACCCTAGCAGACAAAACCTCCGCCCCCCACCTCGTCTCCTCCTCTCCCCGTAAAAAATCGCCGCCCTCACCACCTCCCGCCGCCTCCTCCTCCTCTCCTCCTCACCACCTCCGCCGGCTCCTCCTCCTCTCCTCCTCACGACCTCCGGCCGCCGCCCTCACCACATCCGGTCGCCGCCCTCACCACCTCCTGCCGCCGCCCTCACCACATCCAGTCGCCGCCCTCACCACCTCCCGCCGCCTCCTCCTCCATCCCACCCAGGTTTGCTTATTgcctttttttttattaaactgatttttttattaaactgaTTTTATTAAACTAATTTACTCATTATTTTGATGTAGTTAAGTTTGATTAGGTTTTTTTTAtggatttgtttatttttctgaatttttttgttagttttttcTGATATTTTTTTCAATATTTTACTCATTATTATGTTCATTGATGTTATATGTAGAATGGTTATTTTGTATGTTGAAAATTCATAGATGTTATATGTAGAATGGTTATGTTCATTGATGTTATATGTAGAATGGTTATGTTCATTGATGTTATATGTAGAATGGTTATGTTCATTGATGTTATATGTAGAATGGTTATGTTCATTGATGTTATATGTAGAATGGTTATGTTCATTGATGTTATATGTAGAATGGTTATGTTCATTGATGTTACATGTAGAATGGTATGTTTGATTGTGGTTATCTTGTATGTTGAAATGGTAAAGAAATGGCAAAAAGGATTAGGATTAATTGGAAGCAAGAAGGTGTTGAAAAAACCTTTCTTGAAGCATGTGTTCATCAAATAACCGTTAATGGACGTGAAGGAAGTAGTCTTAAACAAGCGTCATGGAAAACTGTAGCTGAAAATTTGAAAACACAACATAATTTCATAGTGGAACAACGTCAAATGAAGAATCACTATGATTTTCTAAAAGGAAAATTTGCAGCTTGGTTAAAGCTTAAAAACAAAACCGGGAATGTCTATGATCCAGTTACAAACAGCTTTAACTTGTCAGAAGAAGAGTGGCAAATTGAGATGAAGGTATCTGTTTTATACTAATAATTAGTAGTGGTATATTTCATTAATTTTATAGTATTTTAAAATATTTCTTCACACAGTCTAACAAGTATGTAGAAGTGCGCCACTTGCTTTCCCCGAGCTTTGTTGTCAATTGTTTGTTGGTATTGGGTTTCATTAGCCTCGAGAATAAATGATGAAAGGATAAGAGACTTGAATTCGGCATTAACCGGTCATGAATACACGCAAGAATTATTGCATGGTACTTCTACACAATGTCATGAGATGATGCGTCTTTCACGTGATGCATTTATACTATTGTGCAAtcattttaaacaaaaaaattgggtGCAAAGTAGTAGGTCAATAAGCTTGGAAGAAAAGTTGGCTATGTTTTTGATGGTCATTGGACATAATGAACGTTTTCGAATGGTTAAACGAAGGTTCCAACACTCAACGGAAACAATTCATAGATGTTTTCATGAGGTCCTAAAGGCAATGATGAATTTCGCAAGAGAAGTTATAGTTCCAACATCTTCTAATGTAAGCGCAAATAACTCCGAACGACATAGAAGGCTAAAAGAAATATTTCCTGGAGCAATAGGTGCCTTAGATGGAATTCTTATACATGCGATCGTGCCTGTTGATCAACAGACTCGTTACAGGGGAAGAGGAAAAGGTGAATGCTTTCAAAATGTATTAGCAATTTGTGACTTTGATATGATATTCACATTCGTATGGGCCGGATGGGAGGGCATTGCACATGATTCACGAGTTTTAAAAGAAGTTGCATTCAACCCAAATTCCGGCTTTCCTTTTCCGCCACCAGGTTTTTAACCAATCTTCAATgttcatttcatacattatttgttttttatttgataGTTTTGATACAGATAAGTATTACCTTTGTGACGCTGCATACACCAACACTCGTGGATTTATGACTCCCTACCGTGGTACGAGGTATTGGTTAGCCGATTTTAGACGACAACGTGCGTTAACTAAGGAAGAAAGATTCAATCATGCTCACGCACAACTCAGAAATGTCATTGAACGTGCATACGGTGTTCTAAAGGCGAGATTCCCAATCCTAAAGCAAATGGCTCCCTTTTCTTTTCCAATACAAAGAGACATTGTGATTGCTTGTTTCGCCGTCCATAATTTTATAAGGAAATGCAATATTTATGATCAGTTATTTATGGACTATGATGAGAACACGATGTTTCATGAAATGCAAAGTGGGGAAAATGATGGCCTGCTAGTTCAAGACATAGAGTGGGGTTCACAAGGTATTGACTACATGACTTCTTTACGTAACCAGATTGCTAATCAGTTGCTTTCAAATGAATCAAATTAAAATTGTATGTAGAGTTGTGTTATTTGTATTTGGATTTCGTATGTTGTGTTGTTTTGTATTTGGATTTAAAGGATTGATGTGTAATTTGGATTTTCTAAGgcgttttgtatttttcttttagAAATTTTCATAAATCTGTACACTATTCAGAGCTCTTGCCAAACAGATACATTTCATTCAACACATAATAGTTCAGaggggtaaaatagtcattctaCACAGTCATTCAGAGATACAACCAAacagctcttaatggttcagcacttactggttcagagcctcttacccattcaggcctcttactggttcagcacttactggttcagcacttgccaaacagcccctaagaaagtacaaagatcttcaattaaaacacaaacatacgaacataaacgaacgcaaatcaacgaatgttcatgaacacgttcacgaacaccttgccgaacgttcacgaacacaatcgaacgaacgagacctctgttcatgttcgttcatttaactaatcgaacgaaattttttgttcatgttcgttcgtttaataaacgaacgaacataaacgaacttcccgccgaacggttcacgaactgttcgctgaacgttcggttcgtttacagccctagttttGAGTGTTTAGTACAAGAGTAAAGTGCA
The Helianthus annuus cultivar XRQ/B chromosome 6, HanXRQr2.0-SUNRISE, whole genome shotgun sequence genome window above contains:
- the LOC110865218 gene encoding enoyl-[acyl-carrier-protein] reductase, mitochondrial → MACARFISLKTSGMVRAFSTLMSPPSKAVFYDNHGPPDTVTKIIELPPVEIKANDVCVKMLASPINPSDINRIEGVYPVRPPLPAVGGYEGVGEVHSVGEAVQGLSPGDLVMASPPSPGAWQTHVVRDKSFWHKFDRRTPVEYAATVTINPLTALRMVEDFVDLKSGDAIVQNGATSMVGQCVIQLAKLRGIHTINIIRDRSGSDEAKEKLTKLGADQVYTESQLNVKNVKSLLDNVPEPALGLNCVGGNAASLVLKFLRQGGTMVTYGGMSKKPITVSTSSFIFKELSLKGFWLQKWISSGNTEASREMVDYLLGLIREGKLKYDIELTPFSEFHAALDKALGKHGSQPKQVIKF
- the LOC110865219 gene encoding mitogen-activated protein kinase homolog NTF6; this encodes MDADESKCEAEGAVLKGVPAYGGKYIHYTVLGNLFEVSSKYVPPIQPVGRGAYGIVCCAKNADTKEEVAIKKIGNAFDNNIDAKRTLREIKLLCHMDHENVIKIKDIIRPPDKNKFNDVYIVYELMDTDLHQIIRSSQALTDDHCQYFLYQLLRGLKYVHSANVLHRDLKPSNLLLNANCDLKICDFGLARTTSETDFMTEYVVTRWYRAPELLLNCSEYTAAIDIWSVGCILMEIALREPLFPGKDYVQQLVLITELLGSPDDSDLRFLRSDNARKYVKQLPHVPTKTFQEKFPNLSPLVLDLAEKMLVFDPSKRISVEDALNHPFLQSLHEINEEPTCSSPFAFDFEQASLSEEDVKELIWKETLNFNPDSDSAVAE
- the LOC110944616 gene encoding uncharacterized protein LOC110944616, giving the protein MMRLSRDAFILLCNHFKQKNWVQSSRSISLEEKLAMFLMVIGHNERFRMVKRRFQHSTETIHRCFHEVLKAMMNFAREVIVPTSSNVSANNSERHRRLKEIFPGAIGALDGILIHAIVPVDQQTRYRGRGKGECFQNVLAICDFDMIFTFVWAGWEGIAHDSRVLKEVAFNPNSGFPFPPPDKYYLCDAAYTNTRGFMTPYRGTRYWLADFRRQRALTKEERFNHAHAQLRNVIERAYGVLKARFPILKQMAPFSFPIQRDIVIACFAVHNFIRKCNIYDQLFMDYDENTMFHEMQSGENDGLLVQDIEWGSQGIDYMTSLRNQIANQLLSNESN